In Papio anubis isolate 15944 chromosome 17, Panubis1.0, whole genome shotgun sequence, the following are encoded in one genomic region:
- the SLC13A2 gene encoding solute carrier family 13 member 2, whose translation MATCWQALWAYRSYLIVFFMPILLLPLPILVPSKEAYCAYAIILMALFWCTEALPLAVTALFPIILFPMMRIMDASEVAIEYLKDSNILFVGGLLVAIAVEHWNLHKRIALRVLLIVGVRPALLMLGFMLVTAFLSMWISNTATSAMMVPIAHAVLDQLHSSQASSNLEEGSNNPTFELQEPSPQKEATKPDNEQALPVTSAPSEGRAHLSQEHLRLTQCMSLCVCYSASIGGIATLTGTAPNLVLQGQINSLFPQNGNVVNFASWFSFAFPTMVILLLLAWLWLQILFLGFNFRKNFGTGEKMQEQQQAAYGVIQTEHRLLGPMTFAEKAISVLFVILVLLWFTREPGFFLGWGNLAFPNATGESMVSDGTVAIFIGVIMFLIPSKFPGLTQDPENPGKLKAPLGLLDWKTANQKMPWNIVLLLGGGYALAKGSERSGLSEWLGSKLTPLQSVPTPAIVVILSLLVATFTECTSNVATTTIFLPILASMAQAICIHPLYVMLPCTLASSLAFMLPVATPPNAIVFSFGGIKVLDMARAGFLLNIIGVLVITLAVNSWCIAIFSLHSFPSWAQSNTTAQCPPRPANTTMPSP comes from the exons GAGGCCTACTGTGCATATGCCATCATTCTCATGGCGCTCTTCTGGTGCACTGAAGCCCTGCCCCTGGCTGTCACCGCCCTCTTCCCCATCATCCTGTTCCCTATGATGCGCATCATGGATGCCTCTGAG GTTGCCATCGAGTATCTTAAGGACTCCAACATCCTGTTCGTCGGGGGGCTGCTGGTGGCCATCGCAGTGGAACACTGGAACCTGCACAAACGCATCGCCCTCCGGGTCCTCCTCATCGTTGGGGTGCGGCCTGCCCT GCTAATGCTGGGCTTCATGCTGGTCACAGCCTTCCTGTCCATGTGGATCAGCAACACGGCCACCTCGGCCATGATGGTGCCCATCGCACATGCCGTCCTGGACCAGCTGCACAGCTCACAAGCCAGCAGTAACCTTGAGGAGGGCAGCAACAACCCGACCTTCGAGCTCCAGGAACCAAGTCCCCAGAAGGAGGCAACCAAACCtg ATAATGAGCAGGCCCTCCCTGTCACATCTGCTCCTTCGGAGGGGAGGGCACATCTCAGCCAGGAGCATCTCCGCCTCACCCAGTGCATGAGCCTGTGTGTGTGCTACTCCGCCAGCATCGGGGGCATTGCCACGCTGACCGGCACTGCACCCAACCTGGTGCTGCAAGGCCAGATCAACTC GCTCTTCCCCCAAAACGGCAACGTGGTGAACTTCGCCTCCTGGTTCAGCTTCGCCTTCCCCACCATGGTCATCTTGCTGCTGCTGGCCTGGCTGTGGCTACAGATCCTCTTCCTGGGCTTCAA CTTCCGGAAGAACTTTGGCACTGGGGAGAAAATGCAGGAGCAACAGCAAGCAGCCTACGGCGTCATCCAGACCGAGCACAGGCTGCTGGGCCCCATGACCTTTGCAGAAAAGGCCATCAGTGTCCTGTTCGTCATTCTGGTGCTGCTCTGGTTCACCCGGGAGCCGGGGTTTTTTCTTGGCTGGGGCAACCTCGCTTTTCCCAATGCCACGGGGGAGAG CATGGTGTCCGATGGGACAGTGGCCATCTTTATCGGCGTAATTATGTTCCTCATACCCTCCAAGTTCCCAGGGCTGACCCAGGACCCAG AAAACCCAGGGAAGCTGAAGGCCCCTCTTGGCCTCCTCGATTGGAAGACAGCGAACCAGAAGATGCCGTGGAATATCGTGTTATTGCTGGGTGGTGGCTATGCCCTGGCCAAGGGCAGTGAG CGATCGGGCCTGTCAGAGTGGCTGGGAAGCAAGCTGACCCCACTGCAGAGTGTGCCAACTCCAGCCATTGTggtcatcctctccctcctggtGGCCACCTTCACCGAGTGCACTAGCAACGTGGCCACTACTACGATCTTCCTGCCCATCCTAGCCTCCATG GCCCAGGCCATCTGCATCCACCCTCTCTACGTCATGCTCCCCTGCACTCTGGCCTCCTCCCTGGCCTTCATGCTGCCTGTGGCCACCCCACCCAATGCCATCGTCTTCTCTTTCGGGGGAATCAAAGTGTTGGATATG GCCCGGGCGGGATTCCTGCTCAACATCATTGGAGTCCTGGTCATCACACTGGCCGTCAACAGCTGGTGCATCGCCATCTTCAGCCTGCACTCCTtcccctcctgggctcagtccaACACCACAGCCCAGTGCCCGCCCAGGCCGGCCaacaccaccatgccaagccccTAG